AACATTACCACAAAATAAACTGGTTAATCAGAAATCAAAATACAAAGCAAATAGATCTCTTTCATTATAACTTGATACAATTTGATCAGTGTGTTGAAATCTTATGATTATAgcatgataaaattaatgtacATTCACTACACAGTAGAAACAACCTTGATAAAGtataattttcacaaaatataatcAGGCAACATTTCAATGCTTAGAAACAATTCACTAATGGTCATACTGTGtgcattttgttttacaaaaatgcagCACTGATCTGTTACATAAAATTAATCGTGTTTCTCCTCCCTAAAACGTTAACGCATGAACACATTTCTGCTTCTCCATTAAATCTAGATATATGTCCTGTTATAGACATACATTTTTTACACCAACAATCTCTTTCGCTGTCTGTTCATACTGCGACACAAGTCGCACGAAAACAATTCAACACAACAATCCAACAGTTGTTTATGCACCTTTGTTACGTCAATATATTCACTTTAGCAGCATCGTCGATCATTTGCTTTATTCATGTATGCGGGTCGTTCATAGAATGCACTCCAATAGTGTGCTGATTTTCGAAAATTCCTGCCTGCTATACGTctgtaaagaaaaatgtaatttgTACATATGCAAATTTGTATGTCAGCAAGTAACTAGAGATAGCACACATTTATCCACAATGCAGGAGCTGATGTAAGGACTTTTCAGTGGCCCTGAGGGATCTCTTAAATACGAAAATTCCAGTTTATATGAATAATATCAATTACATATCGAAAACGATTTACAAATTATTACACTGAATGTAGATTAACAATTTGAGGTTTGGTCACTAAGTGTTCTTATGAATTAGTAGGTATTTTTACAAAGACTTAGGAAATGAGCTAGTAGCCTTTCAAGTATCTATTCAATTAAATAATAATTCATTAATGTTTGATAAGACACATTCAATTAAAAACCAATTACGAATTAAAACACTGAAACACTTCTGaatatactgaaaaaatatttgtgctgttatatgagccgtgtcatgagaaaaccaacatagtgggtgtgcgaccagcatggatccagaccagcctgcgcatccgtgcagtctggtcaggctccatgctgttcgcttttaaagcctattggaattggagaaactgttagcgaacagcatggatcctgaccagactgcgcggatgcgcaggctggtctggatccatgctggtcgcaaagccactatgttggttttctcatggcgcggctcatatttagttgttgtttttagtGAAAATTGCAATTTTCAAGATGTCGTATTAAACAGAAGAAGACTGGGATCAAATTTCACGACTTTATCAGGTTTTGTAGATGAACAAAACCCAAACTATACTTATATGTAGTCTTTTGATGCACATTATTGTCCTTTCttattgtataaaataacatAGTTGTTTGCTTAACCGGAACGAAcactttttacacattttatttcaattttactgCATGTTACAGATAATTATACATACATTGATGTAAATTAGTTTGTATTGAATATAACGCCACTTTATATAATACAGTACAGGACACGAAAGCTCTGAATTActtgaatattttattcatactTAAACAATGTGTTCTTGAAAAGGataaaaaaagtatattctgGATTACCTTTCTGCACTTTCTCCTCCGTATACCCTTTGGATTGCTCAGCATCGCGATACACTTTTTCGTAGTTCGGTCACTGTGTATGTGTTCAACAGGTCAGTATATACATGAAAAATGAACAGCTTCTTGAATATATACCGGCATAAACTGATAACGATTGCCTCCTTCTTTGTATATAGTTTCTTTAGACATTTCTTTAGACATTACTTGTGAAGTAAGGATGTCTCCCTGAGAGTGATTTTGCCTAAATATCTTTGtgaaaattattgtttaaacaCATTCCTTTGTTCATGTTCTATATCTAACGCCATTTTCACCAGTTAAAGGAACGAGCATTGCTTCACCGTAGGTATCCCTATCTGGTTGACAGAAAAACTTTATGTCTGGCAAACTTATTCTTCTACCTTTCGTCCGTAAGTCAATAAAATCTTCTAAATTTTCTTGTTGTACATTTGGTTGGaggttttctttcttttcatgcAAATCTTGACATACCGTAACATCTTTGATTGATTCATCACTTTCCTCAACATTTGATGAAGTATCTTCAAGTTCACATTTCTTAACAATTTTGCCTTGTTCTGGTGTATGTCTGAACTGGAGATATTTTTGAGCCAATACCATAAATTTGTCAACGTTATTAGAAAAGAAACCGAAAACTAGATAAGGGTATAACGACAGACAGTGTGTACATGACCTACCACATCCTATTTTTGTTCCTTTATTGTAACCGTTCTGTACGTACTGGAAAACACGTGTTGGAGTTTTGATTCCAGCACATTCTCCTGTATTCTTTTCAAACCAGCTTGATCCTGCACAAAGTGCGTTATACACAACTGAAGCGCAGTTCTGTTCTCGTATATCATATTTTGGTTCGTAAGAAATGAATTTATCCCACCATAATTTGATTGCTGTAACATCTAGTCCATAGATAAACACTGAAGTTGGGTGTCCATTAACTTTAATCTCCTCCTTAACGGTTTGATACCATTCAGCGGGGCATCTCTTGTTCAAAATATCCCAGCAGTTTGTACCTTTTCTAGGCCAAAAGCTTATGTAACATTTGTTAGACATTAGTTGTAGCGAAATATGTCCAAATGTTGTTAATGACGAAGGTGAGCTCCAAATATGAAGAACTGAAGGTTGTTCTTCCATGTCGTTCGTTTCGATCAATATGCGATACTCTGTTGATCCTGAAAACAAAAGGATACGTAAATCACAAGATCATTGAAATATCTAACAACTTGCGTAAAACGATCGAAATGTTGCTTATAAATTTAATTCCATTGAAGAGCATTTCAgggttaatatttatatttattataccagatttatatagcgcccttttcatgatcaatttcacgttcaaaggcgctttacatagttaaGAAGAAAGAatctgatttatatttaaaaatacctttattccgtttattattaaacagtgtTCTAAAATGACTATTGTTTACACTTACCTCTTTTATATAATGCCAGCCCCACTAAAATGACTCAATAAATTTTCCAATAATTACTGTAATTCCCGAGGTCACTACTAAATATAGACCGAAAGATATTCAGGGCATAAATTACAATTGTAGTATATTAACGTGATGTACAAACATACctataaatagatataaagcGACGCCTGCGCATCGTGGTGTgagattttaaaatatcaaacttttcttATATTCATTCACCCTTAGGCCTATGTCACATATTTGATGTTATAACAATGACTTTTTCATTTACTTTTGTTGAAAATCGTTCTTTTTTTCTAATAGATTTAGAATAAAAGCATTCGTCAAGAGGGTCTCCCGGTTCATAAAAGAACGGGATTCCGTTCAGCGAGCACGTGACAGTGAGACAAAATACATGGCGGAATTTTCATAACGTAAAATatgagaatatatatatatttgtctaaTCAAAGGCGTTTGACTAGAGGCTGTATGTGAGAATATATGTGGTAAATATGTATTTTAGTGAGGGGTCAACAGTTTCGCTACAACTGCCTTATTACCAAAACGAAAACAAATTATTCATTCTGATAAATACGACGGGAAACAGCATATTTACATCACTTAAATGATTACTAGGGCGTTCAACGATAGCGGTCGGTTTTTCGACCGTTTTGTTTACACAGTATTGGTTCTGCGGCAAATTCAATACCTGAATACAACATCCAACAGGGTAGGCAATGTATTTGCCTAGCTGATATTACTGACGCAAAGAATGTATGTTTAAGGTCATTCCGAACAACATTGTGATCGCTCGTTGTCTAGCGAGTTTGAATATAGATCatctacggtcaaaaactaggttacccggtcaaattaaagaaaaaccttgtgtacgcaataggggctgctttttacactggatattcatagaatttagtcagaataattgccttgatgaaatctaggtcaaattcgaatgtgggtcatctgtgttcaaaaactaattaggcctaaaaaaaaaattctttgtttccggtaacatgctcaaaaaaattagggtaggtaggtcggaaaaactttttttttttgatttttttttattaagggagacttttcggatattatttttgtgtcaaaaaatgaatacaaataggggggttttgcctctagagcatcagtaagttgatttataacatcactgtccacgtttaaagcataaaaagtgcagttttgcaactttttgtcaaaaagttgaaaaaaatgttctccaaggccataaaaacatttagggtcgggccaaaaatttagggtaggtcgggataccggaaacaaacaatttttttttacaccttaactaagtcaaatcaaagaaaaaccttttgtatgcaataggggctgcattttgcaccagatcttcatgaaatttgatcagaatgtttgcctggatgaaatctaggtcgaatttgaaaatggattatctagggttaaaactaggtcacccggtcaaattaaagaaacaccttgtgtacacaataggggctgctttttacactagatattcataaaatttagtcagaatgattcccttgatgaatactaggtcaagtttgaatatgggtcatctgtggtcaaaaactaggtcactaggtcaaatcaaagaaaaaccttgtgtatgcgatagagaccgtatttttcaattgatcttcgtgaaatttggtcagaatgatagcattgatgaaatcaaggccagGTTTGATTATGAGTCTTCTGGGGTCAATAACCAgatcgctaggacaaatcaaagaaaaatgttttgtatgcgatagaggctgtattttttcaattgagggtcatgaaattttgtcagattgataacctttatgaaatctaggtcaagtttgaatattggtcatctgggatcataaactaggtcactacgacagatcaaagaaaaaccttgtgtatgcgatagggactgcattttgcaccggatcttcatgaaattaagtcagaatggttgccaCCTTGAAATcaaggtcatgtttgaatatgggtaatcttggttaaaaaactaggccactaggccaAATCAATTAAAAACTTTGCGTATGCAACAGcaactgcattttacacctgatcatcatgaaacttgaacagaatgtttgtctaaatgaaatctaggtcaagttcgaatatagttcatctggggtcaaacactaggtcacctggtcacatcaaagaaaaacctttttgtatgaataggggctgcattttacactggatattcatcaaatgtagtcagaatggctgccttgatgaaatctaggtcacatgtggcgaaaaagctaggtcattaggtcaaatcaaagaaaatacttgtttgagaccacatttttggttcaatcttaatgaaaattggtcagaatattcactaGTCCCACTAAGGACAAGGAGGTCTCTGGTTCAGTCCCTTCCATGGTAGGTTACCTTTGGTTCTTCTGTCCACGTTTACAATTCACttcaattcaatagtttattaggcataaacatatatacatgttcatcacCATTACATATATACTTTGTGTATGGCGGTATAGTTAAACAAATAGTATGAGAAAAGTATGAGAAGGTGTGAGTTACAAATACCATATCACATTTACACATTGAtctgtatatataatattatattctcTTGCTATTTTAACTACAATACAACTATATCTTTAATCAGCTGTTATATAtacattaacatgtttatgtgtattaTTACTGAGGTTCGTCATCGGTGTTTAATCTTACATGATCACGTTTTAAAATAGCCAAATAAATGAATTTAGCTAATTTGTTAAGTACACTTTTTTTGACTActattcattatatttttgaatttttgaatatTTGGCCAAGCACAATAATGTCTTGGCAAACATTTGAGTCTCAAGTCCTGTATAGTGGTCGTATAAGCAAAAAATGATATTCGTTCTCGATGACATTCATGTGACACTCTGTACACTTTCAGTTTTCTCTATCAATATTACGCTATCTGCCTTCTTCTATTAACAAATTATGTGCAGAACATCTAAATCTATTTAAAGCTCTACGATAATTCACATTGCTTATACAGTTGATATATTTTTCTTCAGAGAATTCTTCTTTAAACATACAATACGTATTTAATTTTGTCATGTTATAAACATCATTGTACCACATTTGAATATATTGATCTTTAACTCTTTGTATTGATTGTTGCAACTGCacatttgtaatatttacatcgTTCCATATATAAGCAAAACCAAGATTATCTAACAATTGTTTAACTTCTAATTTACagaaggtagttctgcatgtttgatgaATCGGACGTGATGCCCATGGCGTTACTTTATTTATCcgataatataaattaaaatacttGACCCGGCATAATTACTGAAAAGGAAATAATCCTGCATATAAATGACACTGTCATCTTGGGTCTACATTTATAAAAATGGGAGTCATAActcctattttatttaaacagcTGATTGTATGTATTGAATTGCTGCCCATAAGAGGTAGCCAAACTCGAAGCCCGCTGTATAGAGCTATAAAAATGGCAACTGTACTTTCTTTCTGATAGTAGATAAAAATGTCGACGCATCAGTTGTAAACTACAGTTTCAAATTGCtgaaaatgtcttgaaaataaGCGCACattcctatatattctatatgacCATAGACATTATTTTGATGTACTGTGAAAAAATCTGAATTATAGCAACATTTCTAATTGCGAAGAagtcatcaaaattgtgattttccgtAGGTTCCCGTTATGAAAACTTGCAGGAAAATGTAAGAGAAACTACGAAAATGCAGTAGATAATGTCTCTTACCCAAGCAATCCCAGCAATATTCATTAACTTCTTGTATGATATTTTGGCTGACATAAACATTTCCCTGACTTGGCAAGCAATGGTGTTTGAGAACTACTGGCAGGGTAATTATGGTCCTTGGTCTTGAGtagttaaaacatgtaaaatgggCCTTGTATAATATGCTACAGCATTTAGGTCATTATGTTTTTATCTGATCCTCATCATAGTATACTATAGGAAAAAGGTGCTGTATCCGACATGAATCCACAAATTTTGTGTCTTTGCATGGCTCTGTTTGAAAATTGcagttgaaatataaaaaaaaatgagagcATTTATTTGGTGCAGTTTTACTATTAAGTACTTCTGCAGTAGCACATGATATCATGTTCCTCTATATAAGAGATATCACCTATTATAGACAGATTATATCACCACTTCCCAAGttgcatttgtttttacttttttattcgtTTTCTCTTGAAGAAATAAATCAATTAGCTGATAGACCAAAGAAAGCATTATCTAATAGGATGGAGGCGCACATCCTTATTAGGCATATTCAATGACGACTGACAACAAGGCTTCATTGCCAAGAGTAGTTATGTTTTggcaaattatttctttattaatacaatgtcaaatgtttgtttcaggAGTCCCCGGCTTCTGTCAGCGATGAAGATCTTCCTTTGGTGTCGTTGGGGGGAAAGGGGATTTGGAAAAGTACAGGAAACAAGAGGCAGAATAGGAAGAAGAGTGTTAAGGAGAAAACAGTTTGAGGAGCGCGAGAGCGTTTATTAAGACTTCATGAAGAGCGACAATAAAGAGCGgatgtatgtatattttaatactatagattaaacaataattatatatcTTGTGAAACTTCTAGAGCAGGGCCTGAAGAATATCATATTAGAATTGGTACAGATTGTCTGGAAACGTAACGTACATGCAGCAGTGCACGCACAGACAGTTGGTTATTCATATACACGTGAGttatttgtttgcaaattaaACAACTTATTTTACAATTTTCCAAAACAAGCTTTTTCTGCTTCTTTTAGGTCCAAATGTAAGCCAGCTGGACCATGGTCTTGTTCTAATTAGTAAGACTTCATAAGATGTTTTGTATTGTGGCGCAGATATGACGAAAAGGCTATATTTTCTTTCTTATCCACACACTAGTCTTTACATAACATACACCAGGACTTTTTCTAGGATTTTGGGCAAAATACCCCTGGTCAAATTGGGAATTTATTAAGTATAACACtttattttctagttttacttgtagacattcaaattaattacaaatttaatTTGTTCTGATTCTTGACAAAATAGATTAATGACACTCCCACGTCACGTGTAAAATGTTTGCGGAAATAACGAAATGTGAATAcgcattttaataattttggtataattgtCATATGTTGAATCTACATATATGCTGATCTAGGGCgaaaatgtgcataaaatgtcTTCGAAACActtcagtttgtgtttttattCAGTTATGCATATACAAAACAGTAACTTATATATTGAGCGTGAAGGAAGGGAAAGTAACGCTGTGTCGGGGTTTGCGGCGGATCAGGATGGTATTACCACCCCTGATACATATTGTCAAGTAACAGCGCTTTTGTTACAGATAAAGACTAGTTTCAAACTATCGGTCAAATTTGTAATTGTCAGAGTACAAACGCATCATACGAAGAACGGATTGACCAATAAAACGCTTAATAGTTTATGACCATGTCTTTGAACAACACATATACGTTCCTACGAAATTGATCTATATGATGAAAGGAGGGTACTAGAACAAATAGAGAAGGATATTAAATCAATTATACTCATTTCTCATTTTAGTTATTACCGTTGTTCTTCATAAAACTGAAACCATCAGTACGTGGAGACAAAAAGCCACACCTACGAGACAGAGTTATAAGAATGTATAAACAACAGTATAAACAAAAGTATAAACAACAGACAAACAATGATAAACCGGTACATTTTTTTCAGACCAAATGCTTGTTCCCAAAATACAAACGCTTCTTAAATGTATGCAAATATCAATTAAGATGGACACTAATtgaaacattatacatattttcttaaaatttacatTACCACAAAATTTCCTGGTTAATCAGAAATCAAAATACAAAGCAAATAGCGTAATATTGCATAGATGTATTTCAGTATAACTTGATACAATTTGATCAATGTGTTGAAATCATATGATTATAgcatgataaaattaatgtacATTCACTACACTGTTGAAACAACCTTGATAAAGTACAATTTTCACAAAATGTAATCAGGCAACAATTCAACTTCATAAAAACAATTCACAAATGGTTATACAGTGTGCATTctgttttacaaaaatgcatcACTGATCTGTTACATAAAATTAATTGTGTTTCTCCTCCCTAAAACGTTAACGCATGAAAACATGTCTGCTTCTCCATTAAACATTTCTACACCTACAATCTC
The sequence above is a segment of the Mercenaria mercenaria strain notata chromosome 3, MADL_Memer_1, whole genome shotgun sequence genome. Coding sequences within it:
- the LOC123524889 gene encoding uncharacterized protein LOC123524889; its protein translation is MEEQPSVLHIWSSPSSLTTFGHISLQLMSNKCYISFWPRKGTNCWDILNKRCPAEWYQTVKEEIKVNGHPTSVFIYGLDVTAIKLWWDKFISYEPKYDIREQNCASVVYNALCAGSSWFEKNTGECAGIKTPTRVFQYVQNGYNKGTKIGCGRSCTHCLSLYPYLVFGFFSNNVDKFMVLAQKYLQFRHTPEQGKIVKKCELEDTSSNVEESDESIKDVTVCQDLHEKKENLQPNVQQENLEDFIDLRTKGRRISLPDIKFFCQPDRDTYGEAMLVPLTGENGVRYRT